One Brassica oleracea var. oleracea cultivar TO1000 chromosome C7, BOL, whole genome shotgun sequence genomic window carries:
- the LOC106304875 gene encoding uncharacterized protein LOC106304875 — MRSLVCKKMWWVVHRRTNKRNLHRGCENKSICDLGKDLDEILKGRLETIEEEPEAEERERLGESQKPMLVKAKMKVEKGKTIVKAKMKSGKVFYMLCIIGLASRRGLNDLVLH, encoded by the exons ATGAGGAGTTTGGTGTGTAAGAAGATGTGGTGGGTTGTACATCGAAGGACCAACAAGAGGAACTTACACCGTGGTTGTGAG AACAAGAGCATATGTGACTTGGGGAAAGACTTGGATGAGATACTAAAGGGGAGGCTAGAGACGATAGAGGAGGAACCAGAAGCAGAAGAGCGAGAGCGGTTAGGAGAATCGCAGAAGCCAATGTTGGTTAAGGCTAAGATGAAAGTGGAGAAGGGCAAGACAATAGTAAAAGCTAAAATGAAAAGTGGGAAAGTGTTTTACATGTTGTGTATTATTGGCTTAGCCTCTAGACGAGGTTTGAATGATCTTGTTCTTCACTAA
- the LOC106304857 gene encoding uncharacterized protein LOC106304857, with protein MSEKLVFRSGGGDRYCRGEYLEKRQVFLRSYQFSRKQSFREKVTRSVRRVKRFVWSQLRSTRKLKRVFWSRLRSAFLYRRRRFFRLLHLHQDEPSYNCF; from the coding sequence ATGAGTGAGAAGCTCGTTTTCAGAAGCGGTGGCGGCGACCGGTACTGCCGTGGAGAGTATCTGGAGAAGAGACAGGTGTTTCTCAGGAGCTACCAGTTCTCCAGGAAACAGAGCTTCAGGGAGAAGGTTACTAGATCTGTAAGAAGAGTGAAGAGGTTTGTGTGGTCACAGCTGAGATCAACGAGGAAGTTGAAACGCGTTTTCTGGTCTCGACTCAGATCGGCGTTTCTCTACCGCCGCAGACGCTTTTTCCGTCTCCTTCATTTGCACCAAGACGAGCCTTCTTACAACTGCTTCTAA
- the LOC106301293 gene encoding transmembrane protein 184A-like — translation MADLVPFYLNIVAFLCTVGAIALAIFHIYRHLLNYTEPTYQRYIVRIIFMVPVYAFMSFLSLVLPTCSIYFDSIREVYEAWVIYNFLSLCLAWVGGPGAVVLSLSGRSLKPSWCLMTCCFPPLTLDGRFIRRCKQGCLQFVILKPILVAVTLVLYAKGKYKDGNFNPDQAYLYLTIIYTISYTVALYALVLFYMACRDLLQPFNPVPKFVIIKSVVFLTYWQGVLVFLAAKSGFIQTAEEAAHFQNFIICVEMLIAAACHFYAFPYKEYAGANVGGAGSFSGSLSHAVKLNDFYHDTVHQFAPTYHDYVLYNHTDGGDEGAKKYRSRTFVPTGQEMEAMRKNQTVYANKIDGVSVSSSLSSSVGSSPKSSSVTSDPAAKSSLLVDGLDSLDTMYDMSLIDIDISSFPSNVPSASESGA, via the exons ATGGCGGATTTGGTACCGTTTTATCTCAACATCGTGGCGTTTCTATGTACCGTTGGAGCCATTGCCTTGGCAATATTCCACATCTACAGGCACCTTCTCAATTACACGGAGCCTACTTATCAGAGATACATCGTTCGCATCATCTTCATGGTCCCG GTTTATGCCTTCATGTCATTCTTGTCTCTTGTGCTACCTACATGCTCCATCTATTTTGATTCCATACGAGAAGT TTATGAGGCATGGGTCATTTACAACTTCTTATCTCTGTGTTTGGCGTGGGTTGGAGGTCCAGGAGCTGTCGTGCTTAGTTTGAGCGGTCGCTCTCTTAAACCATCATGGTGTCTCATGACTTGTTGCTTTCCGCCATTAACATTGGATGG GCGTTTTATTCGACGGTGCAAGCAAGGCTGTCTACAATTTGTAATCCTAAAGCCTATCCTAGTGGCTGTCACACTTGTGCTTTACGCAAAAGGGAAGTACAAGGATGGAAACTTCAACCCTGATCAAGCATATCTCTACCTTACCATCATCTACACCATATCCTACACAGTTGCTTTGTACGCACTTGTGCTGTTCTACATGGCCTGCAGAGATCTCCTTCAGCCATTCAATCCAGTCCCAAAGTTTGTGATCATCAAGTCTGTTGTCTTTCTAACCTATTGGCAG GGCGTTCTTGTCTTTCTTGCTGCAAAATCTGGATTCATACAAACCGCAGAGGAAGCAGCTCACTTTCAAAATTTCATAATATGCGTCGAGATGCTTATTGCTGCAGCATGCCATTTCTATGCCTTTCCATACAAGGAGTATGCTGGTGCCAATGTTGGTGGAGCCGGAAGCTTCTCAGGGAGCCTATCACATGCTGTGAAGCTAAATGATTTCTACCATGACACTGTCCACCAG TTTGCTCCGACTTATCACGATTATGTACTCTATAACCATACCGATGGTGGAGACGAGGGGGCAAAGAAGTACCGGTCTAGAACCTTTGTGCCGACTGGGCAAGAGATGGAGGCGATGAGAAAGAACCAAACCGTGTATGCAAACAAGATAGATGGTGTTTCGGTCTCGAGTAGTCTATCTTCTTCAGTGGGGAGCTCACCGAAAAGCTCCAGCGTAACATCTGACCCTGCTGCGAAATCTTCGTTGCTTGTTGATGGATTGGATTCTCTTGATACAATGTATGATATGTCGCTCATTGACATTGATATATCTAGTTTCCCCAGCAACGTCCCCTCAGCAAGTGAAAGTGGGGCCTAG
- the LOC106305998 gene encoding DEAD-box ATP-dependent RNA helicase 3, chloroplastic-like, translating into MASTVGVPSLYQVPHLEFSKTTSKKRSTCLPLSLNKPFLSPFSLQRPRLIHTSSSSSLLIPSAVATPNSVLSEEAFKSLGLSDEFDNTDPSPSDDDGEELAISKLGLPQRLGESLEKRGITHLFPIQRAVLVPALQGRDIIARAKTGTGKTLAFGIPIIKRLTEQAGDYSAFRRPGRLAKFLVLAPTRELAKQVEKEIKESAPYLSTVCVYGGVSYTIQQNALTRGVDVVVGTPGRIIDLIEGRSLKLGEVEYLVLDEADQMLAVGFEEAVESILENLPQKRQSMLFSATMPTWVKKLARKYLDNPLNIDLVGDQDEKLAEGIKLYAISATSTSKRTILSDLITVYAKGGKTIVFTQTKRDADEVSLALSNSIPSEALHGDISQHQRERTLNGFRQGKFTVLVATDVASRGLDIPNVDLVIHYELPNDPETFVHRSGRTGRAGKEGSAILMHSSSQKRTVRSLERDVGCRFEFISPPTVGDLLEASADHVVATLNGVHPESIKFFSATAQKLFEEKGTDALAAALAHLSGFSQPPSSRSLLSHEQGWVTLQLIRDPTNARGFLSARSVTGFLSDVYRPAADRVGKIFMIADDRVQGAVFDLPEDIAKELLENEVPEGNSLSLITKLPPLQDDGPSSDNYGRFSSRDRMPRGGGGSRGSRFGGRGGSSRGRDSWGGDDDRRGRSSGGGGSSWSRGGGSRGSSDDWLIGGGSDRRSSSSRAPSRERSFGGACFNCGSSGHRAADCPDKRGF; encoded by the exons ATGGCGTCGACGGTGGGAGTTCCATCTCTTTACCAGGTCCCTCACCTGGAATTCTCCAAAACCACTTCCAAGAAGAGGTCTACTTGCTTACCTCTCTCTCTCAACAAACCCTTCCTCTCTCCCTTCTCTCTCCAAAGACCTCGCCTCATCCACACCTCCTCGTCCTCCTCTCTCCTCATCCCTTCCGCCGTCGCCACTCCCAACTCCGTCCTCAGCGAAGAAGCCTTCAAAAGCCTCGGCCTTTCCGACGAATTCGACAACACCGACCCCTCCCCCTCCGACGACGATGGTGAAGAGCTCGCTATCTCCAAACTGGGTTTGCCTCAGCGTCTCGGCGAGTCTCTTGAGAAGCGTGGTATCACTCACCTCTTCCCCATTCAG AGGGCTGTGTTGGTTCCCGCACTTCAAGGACGAGACATCATTGCTCGTGCTAAGACGGGAACTGGAAAGACTCTAGCTTTTGGTATCCCTATCATCAAACGCCTCACTGAACAAGCTGGAGACTACTCTGCGTTCAG GAGGCCTGGTCGTCTTGCGAAGTTCCTTGTCCTTGCGCCGACCAGAGAGCTGGCTAAGCAAGTGGAGAAGGAGATTAAGGAGTCTGCGCCTTATTTAAGCACTGTCTGTGTGTACGGTGGTGTCTCTTACACCATTCAGCAGAATGCTCTCACTCGTGGTGTTGATGTTGTTGTTGGTACTCCTGGGAGAATCATTGATTTGATCGAAGGGAGGAGCCTCAAGCTGGGCGAAGTTGAGTACTTGGTGCTTGACGAAGCTGACCAGATGCTTGCCGTTGGGTTTGAGGAGGCTGTGGAGTCGATTCTTGAGAATCTCCCTCAGAAGAGACAGAGCATGCTTTTCTCGGCGACTATGCCTACTTGGGTGAAGAAGCTGGCGAGGAAGTACCTTGATAATCCCTTGAACATTGATTTG GTTGGAGATCAAGATGAGAAGCTTGCGGAAGGGATCAAACTCTATGCAATCTCAGCCACGTCCACATCAAAACGCACTATTCTAAGCGACCTTATAACA GTGTATGCAAAGGGTGGCAAGACCATTGTTTTCACACAAACAAAAAGAGACGCAGACGAGGTCTCTCTAGCATTATCAAACAGTATACCTTCCGAGGCACTTCATGGAGATATCTCTCAGCATCAAAGAGAGAGGACACTCAACGGTTTCCGCCAAGGGAAGTTCACAGTTCTAGTTGCCACTGATGTTGCATCACGTGGGCTTGACATCCCCAACGTAGATCTT GTTATCCACTATGAACTTCCTAATGACCCAGAGACTTTTGTGCACCGTTCTGGTCGTACTGGGCGTGCAGGGAAAGAAGGCTCTGCCATTCTCATGCACAGCAGCAGCCAAAAGAGAACCGTGAGGTCTCTCGAGCGTGATGTTGGGTGCAGATTCGAGTTTATTAGCCCACCGACCGTTGGAGACTTGTTGGAAGCGTCTGCAGACCATGTGGTGGCCACTCTGAACGGTGTTCACCCTGAGTCTATTAAGTTTTTCTCAGCAACTGCTCAGAAACTATTTGAGGAGAAAGGAACAGATGCTTTAGCTGCAGCTCTAGCTCACCTTAGCGGTTTCTCTCAGCCACCTTCTTCTAGATCTCTCCTCAGTCATGAGCAG GGATGGGTGACTTTGCAATTGATAAGAGATCCAACAAACGCTAGAGGCTTCCTGTCTGCAAGGTCTGTGACTGGTTTCCTTTCAGATGTTTACCGTCCAGCTGCAGATAGAGTTGGAAAAATCTTCATGATCGCAGATGACAGG GTGCAAGGAGCTGTTTTTGATCTACCAGAGGACATTGCGAAAGAGCTGCTAGAGAATGAAGTGCCAGAGGGAAACAGTCTATCCTTGATAACAAAG TTACCCCCGCTGCAAGATGATGGACCGTCTAGTGATAACTATGGACGGTTCTCTAGCAGAGACAGGATGCCTAGAGGAGGAGGAGGTTCTAGAGGGTCAAGATTTGGCGGTAGAGGAGGATCATCACGAGGACGTGATAGTTGGGGAGGTGATGATGACAGAAGAGGTAGAAGCAGTGGTGGTGGAGGAAGCAGCTGGTCCCGTGGTGGTGGTTCCAGAGGAAGTTCTGATGATTGGTTGATTGGTGGCGGTAGTGACAGAAGATCATCAAGCAGCAGAGCTCCTTCCAGGGAGAG GAGTTTTGGAGGTGCGTGCTTCAATTGTGGAAGTTCAGGACACAGGGCAGCAGATTGTCCTGACAAGAGAGGGTTTTAA
- the LOC106303586 gene encoding UMP-CMP kinase 3 isoform X2 gives MGSTVDAANKGVNGTASAKKPTVIFVLGGPGSGKGTQCAYIVEHYGYTHLSAGDLLRAEIKSGSENGTMIQNMIKEGKIVPSEVTIKLLQKAIQENGNDKFLIDGFPRNEENRAAFEKVTEIEPKFVLFFDCPEEEMERRLLGRNQGREDDNIETIRKRFKVFLESSLPVIQYYEAKGKVRKIHAAKPIEDVFQEVKAVFTPEAEKVEA, from the exons ATGGGATCCACTGTTGATGCTGCAAACAAG GGTGTTAATGGAACCGCAAGTGCCAAGAAACCCACAGTTATATTTGTCCTTG GTGGTCCTGGAAGTGGGAAAGGTACACAGTGTGCCTACATCGTTGAGCATTATGGCTACACGCATCTGAGTGCTGGAGACCTTCTTAGGGCTGAAATTAAATCTGGCTCTGAAAATGG AACTATGATCCAGAATATGATTAAAGAAGGGAAGATTGTACCTTCTGAGGTTACAATCAAGCTGCTGCAGAAAGCAATTCAGGAAAACGGGAATGACAAGTTCCTCATTGATGGTTTCCCTCGCAATGAGGAAAACCGAGCGGCATTTGAGAAAGTT ACTGAGATTGAACCCAAGTTTGTCTTGTTCTTTGATTGTCCTGAGGAAGAGATGGAGAGGCGCCTATTAGGCCGAAACCAG GGGAGAGAGGATGACAATATCGAGACTATAAGGAAGCGTTTCAAGGTGTTTCTTGAATCTAGCCTACCTGTGATTCAGTACTACGAAGCCAAGGGGAAAGTTAGAAAG ATTCATGCCGCAAAGCCCATAGAAGATGTGTTTCAGGAGGTGAAGGCAGTCTTTACTCCTGAAGCTGAGAAG GTTGAAGCCTAA
- the LOC106303586 gene encoding UMP-CMP kinase 3 isoform X1, translating into MGSTVDAANKGVNGTASAKKPTVIFVLGGPGSGKGTQCAYIVEHYGYTHLSAGDLLRAEIKSGSENGTMIQNMIKEGKIVPSEVTIKLLQKAIQENGNDKFLIDGFPRNEENRAAFEKVTEIEPKFVLFFDCPEEEMERRLLGRNQGREDDNIETIRKRFKVFLESSLPVIQYYEAKGKVRKIHAAKPIEDVFQEVKAVFTPEAEKVKNNTCVIL; encoded by the exons ATGGGATCCACTGTTGATGCTGCAAACAAG GGTGTTAATGGAACCGCAAGTGCCAAGAAACCCACAGTTATATTTGTCCTTG GTGGTCCTGGAAGTGGGAAAGGTACACAGTGTGCCTACATCGTTGAGCATTATGGCTACACGCATCTGAGTGCTGGAGACCTTCTTAGGGCTGAAATTAAATCTGGCTCTGAAAATGG AACTATGATCCAGAATATGATTAAAGAAGGGAAGATTGTACCTTCTGAGGTTACAATCAAGCTGCTGCAGAAAGCAATTCAGGAAAACGGGAATGACAAGTTCCTCATTGATGGTTTCCCTCGCAATGAGGAAAACCGAGCGGCATTTGAGAAAGTT ACTGAGATTGAACCCAAGTTTGTCTTGTTCTTTGATTGTCCTGAGGAAGAGATGGAGAGGCGCCTATTAGGCCGAAACCAG GGGAGAGAGGATGACAATATCGAGACTATAAGGAAGCGTTTCAAGGTGTTTCTTGAATCTAGCCTACCTGTGATTCAGTACTACGAAGCCAAGGGGAAAGTTAGAAAG ATTCATGCCGCAAAGCCCATAGAAGATGTGTTTCAGGAGGTGAAGGCAGTCTTTACTCCTGAAGCTGAGAAGGTAAAAAACAATACTTGTGTGATTCTTTAA
- the LOC106301407 gene encoding sugar transport protein 13-like has translation MAAGFSTASAKGVDFEAKITPIVIISSIIAATGGLMFGYEVGVSGGVTAMPEFLKKFFPVVYGRVEVGADKNNYYCKYDKQGLQIFTSSLYLAGLTATFFASYTTRTLGRRPTMLIAGVFYIIGVVLNAAAQDLAMLITGRILLGCGVGFANQAVPLFLSEIAPTRIRGGLNTLFQLNVTIGILFANLVNYGTAKIKGEWGWRLSLGLAGIPALLLTVGALLVTDTPNSLVERGRLNEGKAVLRQIRGTVNVEPEFADLLEASSLAKEVKHPFRNLLQRRNRPHVALQIFQQCTGINAIMFYAPVLFSTLGFGSDASLYSAVLTGAVNVPSTLVSIYLVDKVGRRVLLLEAGLQMFFSQLVIAIVLGIKVTDHSNNLSKGFAVLVVVMICTYVAAFAWSWGPLGWLIPSEVFPLETRSAGQSVTVCVNLLFTFIIAQAFLLMLCHFKFGIFIFFSSWVLVMTLFVMFLLPETKNIPIEEMRERVWKKHWFWTRFMVMGDQSCNRQEE, from the exons ATGGCCGCAGGATTTTCGACAGCTTCGGCAAAGGGAGTGGATTTTGAGGCAAAGATTACTCCTATAGTCATAATATCTTCCATCATCGCTGCTACCGGCGGCCTCATGTTTGGCTACGAAGTTGGTGTCTCTG GTGGAGTGACAGCGATGCCGGAATTTCTGAAAAAGTTTTTCCCGGTGGTCTACGGGAGAGTAGAAGTCGGCGCCGACAAAAACAACTACTACTGCAAATACGACAAGCAAGGACTACAAATCTTCACATCATCTCTATACTTAGCGGGTCTAACCGCAACGTTCTTCGCTTCATACACGACGAGAACACTTGGACGAAGGCCAACCATGCTCATAGCTGGCGTGTTCTACATCATCGGTGTGGTTCTCAATGCTGCGGCGCAAGACCTAGCCATGCTTATTACAGGCCGGATATTGCTTGGTTGTGGAGTTGGGTTCGCTAACCAAGCCGTGCCGTTGTTCTTGTCGGAGATTGCACCTACTAGGATCAGAGGTGGTCTTAATACTCTCTTTCAGCTTAACGTCACTATTGGTATCCTCTTCGCAAATCTTGTCAACTATGGCACCGCTAA AATTAAAGGAGAATGGGGATGGAGGCTGTCACTTGGTTTAGCCGGAATCCCGGCGCTTCTACTGACGGTGGGAGCTTTATTGGTGACGGATACACCGAACAGTCTCGTTGAAAGAGGCCGTCTCAATGAAGGCAAAGCCGTTCTCCGTCAGATTCGAGGCACAGTTAATGTCGAACCAGAGTTCGCTGATCTTCTTGAAGCTAGCAGCCTTGCCAAAGAAGTCAAACACCCTTTCAGAAACCTTCTTCAACGCCGGAACCGGCCTCATGTTGCCTTGCAG ATATTCCAGCAATGCACTGGAATCAACGCCATTATGTTCTATGCTCCTGTTCTTTTCAGCACTTTAGGCTTTGGCAGTGACGCGTCTCTCTACTCTGCAGTGCTCACCGGTGCAGTCAACGTCCCCTCCACTCTAGTGTCTATCTACTTAGTTGATAAAGTCGGTCGTCGTGTTCTTCTTCTTGAAGCTGGTCTCCAAATGTTCTTTTCTCAACTCGTGATCGCCATTGTCCTCGGCATCAAAGTCACAGACCACTCTAATAACCTTTCCAAAGGGTTTGCGGTTCTTGTCGTGGTGATGATCTGCACCTACGTAGCTGCTTTCGCCTGGTCTTGGGGACCGCTCGGTTGGCTAATCCCTAGTGAGGTTTTCCCTCTTGAGACACGTTCCGCGGGACAGAGTGTGACTGTCTGCGTCAACTTGCTGTTCACTTTCATTATAGCTCAGGCTTTCCTCTTGATGCTGTGTCATTTCAAGTTTGGGATATTCATCTTCTTTTCTTCGTGGGTCTTGGTCATGACTCTGTTTGTGATGTTCCTCCTTCCTGAAACTAAGAACATACCTATCGAGGAGATGAGGGAGAGAGTGTGGAAGAAGCACTGGTTCTGGACTAGGTTCATGGTCATGGGTGATCAAAGTTGTAACCGGCAAGAAGAGTAA
- the LOC106301409 gene encoding uncharacterized protein LOC106301409, protein MDSQKRSLGFLSLAFLFITCSSAEFLIQQVTEGRGTENNSSYNLWANLGVTRVLREERPSSKIVTIAGYSVIKERTELYESSVFEAAGYKWRLLMYMNGNKNDGGNGYISLYVRMEETESLPYGWEVNVDLKLFVHNPKQHKYLAVTDGAVKRFTAAKKEWGFGQLISLATFQNANQGYIVQDTCSFGAEILIVKPAEKQEKVTFISNPPNNVFTWKILRFSTLEDKFYYSDDFLVGDRYWRLGFNPKGDGDGRPHALPIYLYAQGFRPNAVVTNTWGAVNLRLKNQRSSNHRQLYSAAWYPIRSDYGVGVNNIILMKDLKDTSKGYLVNDAIVFEAEMVKVSVTNIVPV, encoded by the exons ATGGATAGTCAAAAAAGGAGTTTGGGCTTCTTATCTCTTGCTTTTCTCTTCATCACCTGCTCTTCTGCTGAGTTCCTCATTCAACAG GTCACAGAAGGCAGAGGAACAGAGAACAACAGTTCTTACAATCTCTGGGCGAATCTTG GAGTGACAAGAGTGTTGAGAGAAGAGCGACCATCGAGTAAGATAGTAACTATAGCAGGCTACTCCGTGATTAAGGAGAGAACCGAACTCTACGAGTCCTCTGTTTTCGAAGCTGCTGGTTACAAATG GAGGTTGTTAATGTACATGAATGGTAATAAAAACGACGGTGGAAATGGCTATATATCACTATACGTGAGGATGGAAGAGACCGAATCGCTTCCATATGGTTGGGAAGTCAACGTTGATCTCAAACTATTTGTCCACAATCCAAAGCAACACAAGTACTTGGCTGTCACAG ATGGAGCAGTCAAGAGATTCACCGCGGCGAAAAAAGAGTGGGGATTCGGACAGTTGATTTCCCTCGCAACGTTCCAAAACGCGAACCAGGGGTACATTGTGCAGGACACATGTTCTTTTGGTGCTGAGATCCTCATCGTTAAACCGGCCGAGAAACAAGAGAAAGTCACATTTATATCAAACCCACCAAACAATGTTTTCACTTGGAAGATTCTTCGTTTCTCCACCTTGGAAGATAAATTCTACTATTCTGATGATTTTCTCGTTGGAGACCGTTACTG GAGATTAGGATTTAACCCGAAAGGGGATGGAGATGGCAGACCACATGCACTTCCAATCTACTTATATGCTCAAGGCTTTAGGCCAAACGCAGTTGTTACAAACACTTGGGGAGCGGTTAATCTACGATTAAAGAACCAACGTAGCTCCAACCACAGGCAACTATATT CTGCAGCTTGGTACCCGATTCGAAGCGATTATGGTGTGGGAGTGAACAATATCATATTGATGAAAGATTTAAAGGATACATCCAAAGGGTATTTGGTGAATGATGCTATTGTCTTTGAAGCTGAAATGGTTAAGGTCTCTGTGACCAACATCGTCCCCGTCTAG